A single region of the Kocuria rosea genome encodes:
- a CDS encoding S8 family serine peptidase — translation MTTTRSTTASLALAAALALVPLGSAAAATGAAATAGQAVQPVPAATGTAPGADSATAAATDRVVVKFRDGAALEDSRDVVYAQAAGRSGGAGLVETTATADGAQVVRTDGMLAGAELDALTTALEQDPAVEYAEPDLLATTTAVPNDPSYAALQWSLWDDPAGLGMPLAWDRATGAGQTIAVVDTGITAHPDLDANVLPGYDFVSTAQNGRDGDGWDADPTDMGDYPDAVLCPNSPMPPSSTWHGTHTAGIAAADANNGLGVAGVAPDARILPVRAVGACSQGYITDVAAGVLWAAGAPVAGAAANPNPATVINLSLGVPGECPAVLQSAISEAVNRGIPVVVAAGNQAVDAAQSAPANCAGVISVAATDVSGALAPYSNFGSVTVAAPGGDPYAQILSTGNAGAQGLGAPTYTERNGTSMAAPAVAGTVALLRELAPGLGVAGLQDALTSTARQAPGGCAPGCGAGIVDPVSALVAVQGGEPFSTAGGIGALHRKIGATTGEARSRELCALGGTPCFQEFANGWIVWNAGLGARWQQVLPAQWWAIPAAG, via the coding sequence TTGACCACCACCCGCAGCACCACCGCTTCCCTCGCGCTCGCGGCCGCCCTCGCCCTCGTCCCGCTGGGCTCCGCCGCGGCGGCGACCGGGGCCGCCGCGACCGCGGGCCAGGCCGTCCAGCCGGTCCCGGCGGCCACCGGAACCGCTCCCGGTGCCGACTCGGCAACGGCGGCGGCGACCGACCGCGTCGTCGTGAAGTTCCGGGACGGCGCCGCCCTCGAGGACTCCCGCGACGTCGTGTACGCGCAGGCCGCCGGCCGGTCCGGGGGCGCCGGGCTCGTGGAGACCACGGCCACCGCGGACGGCGCCCAGGTGGTGCGGACCGACGGGATGCTGGCCGGCGCCGAGCTCGACGCGCTGACCACCGCCCTGGAGCAGGACCCCGCCGTGGAGTACGCGGAGCCGGACCTCCTGGCGACCACCACCGCCGTGCCGAACGACCCGTCCTACGCCGCGCTGCAGTGGAGCCTGTGGGACGACCCGGCCGGACTGGGCATGCCCCTCGCGTGGGACCGGGCCACCGGCGCCGGGCAGACCATCGCCGTCGTGGACACCGGCATCACCGCCCACCCCGACCTGGACGCCAACGTCCTGCCCGGCTACGACTTCGTCTCCACGGCCCAGAACGGCCGGGACGGCGACGGGTGGGACGCCGACCCGACGGACATGGGCGACTACCCCGACGCCGTGCTGTGCCCCAACAGCCCCATGCCCCCGAGCTCCACCTGGCACGGCACCCACACGGCCGGCATCGCCGCGGCCGACGCGAACAACGGACTGGGCGTCGCGGGGGTGGCCCCGGACGCGAGGATCCTGCCCGTGCGCGCCGTGGGCGCCTGCAGCCAGGGATACATCACCGACGTCGCCGCCGGCGTCCTGTGGGCCGCCGGCGCCCCGGTGGCGGGCGCCGCCGCCAACCCGAACCCCGCGACGGTCATCAACCTCAGCCTCGGCGTGCCGGGGGAGTGCCCGGCGGTGCTGCAGTCCGCGATCAGCGAGGCCGTGAACCGCGGGATCCCCGTGGTCGTGGCCGCGGGCAACCAGGCCGTGGACGCCGCGCAGTCCGCGCCGGCCAACTGCGCCGGCGTGATCTCGGTCGCCGCGACGGACGTCTCTGGCGCGCTGGCCCCCTACTCCAACTTCGGCTCGGTCACGGTCGCGGCCCCGGGCGGGGACCCCTACGCGCAGATCCTCTCGACCGGCAACGCCGGGGCGCAGGGCCTCGGCGCGCCCACGTACACGGAGCGCAACGGCACGTCCATGGCGGCCCCGGCGGTCGCCGGCACCGTGGCGCTGCTCCGGGAGCTCGCTCCGGGGCTGGGCGTGGCGGGTCTCCAGGACGCCCTGACCTCGACGGCCCGGCAGGCCCCCGGCGGGTGCGCGCCCGGCTGCGGCGCCGGCATCGTCGACCCGGTCTCCGCGCTGGTCGCGGTGCAGGGCGGCGAGCCCTTCAGCACCGCGGGCGGCATCGGGGCGCTGCACCGGAAGATCGGCGCGACCACCGGCGAGGCCCGCTCCCGGGAGCTGTGCGCCCTGGGCGGCACGCCCTGCTTCCAGGAGTTCGCCAACGGCTGGATCGTCTGGAACGCCGGCCTCGGGGCCCGCTGGCAGCAGGTCCTCCCGGCCCAGTGGTGGGCGATCCCCGCCGCCGGCTGA